From Erwinia pyri, a single genomic window includes:
- a CDS encoding SDR family oxidoreductase → MSELNTKVVAITGASSGIGEATARLLAAKGARVLLGARRTERLAKVVDEIRAAGGEAHFMSLDVTSLTEMEAFVEKAKSHFGGLDVFINNAGIMPLSPLSSRKVEEWDRMIDVNIRGVLYGIAAAQPLMEQQQHGHIINISSIGGLAVSPTAAVYCATKFAVRALSDGLRQETDRLRVTVISPGVVTSELADTISDDTAREAMKAFRRVALEPEAIARAVAYAIEQPADVDVSEIVVRPTASPY, encoded by the coding sequence GTGTCTGAACTGAATACAAAAGTTGTGGCTATTACCGGGGCCAGCAGCGGCATTGGAGAAGCAACTGCCCGCCTGCTGGCCGCCAAAGGTGCGCGCGTTCTGCTGGGCGCCCGGCGTACTGAGCGTCTGGCGAAAGTGGTTGATGAGATCCGTGCTGCGGGAGGAGAGGCCCACTTTATGTCGCTGGACGTCACCAGCCTGACGGAGATGGAAGCCTTTGTTGAAAAAGCAAAAAGCCATTTTGGTGGGCTGGATGTCTTTATCAATAATGCCGGGATCATGCCGCTTTCTCCACTCTCTTCCCGCAAGGTTGAAGAGTGGGACCGCATGATTGACGTTAACATCCGTGGCGTGCTGTACGGCATTGCTGCTGCACAGCCACTGATGGAACAGCAGCAGCATGGTCATATCATCAATATCTCTTCCATTGGCGGGCTGGCAGTTTCGCCCACCGCCGCGGTCTATTGCGCCACCAAATTTGCCGTGCGGGCGCTCTCTGACGGCCTGCGCCAGGAGACTGACAGGCTCCGCGTAACGGTAATTTCGCCGGGGGTGGTGACGTCTGAACTGGCCGACACCATCAGTGATGATACTGCACGTGAGGCGATGAAAGCGTTCCGCCGCGTTGCGCTTGAGCCGGAAGCTATCGCCCGTGCCGTTGCTTACGCTATTGAACAGCCGGCGGATGTGGATGTCAGTGAAATCGTTGTGCGTCCAACGGCCAGTCCCTATTAA
- a CDS encoding AraC family transcriptional regulator, with protein MTTDQNEERRIKMAALITALAPTNGYTQSALEDVRFLRSDMPLDSTPVLYEPSIVIVCQGRKRGFLGDEAYVYDAQHCLVVAVPLPFISQTEATLEEPMLAVAFRLNFQLLAELMLTLSLSAPRSSEPVSMFSSPLDPALGESVVRLLQALQSRQETQVLSGGLLREIYYRVLVGEQGATLRAALAQKGSFAQIARAMNIQQNRFQEHFEVADLASEVGMSVATFHAHFKKVTQSSPIQYLKSTRLHHARLLMVRGGISAATASAEVGYESPSQFSREFKRFFGRSPVQEAIYMQNILRLEPAVSTAG; from the coding sequence ATGACAACCGATCAAAACGAAGAGCGCCGGATAAAGATGGCTGCGCTGATCACCGCGCTGGCGCCGACCAACGGTTATACGCAATCGGCGCTGGAGGATGTGCGCTTTCTGCGTTCAGACATGCCGCTCGACAGCACGCCGGTTTTGTATGAACCCTCCATCGTTATTGTCTGTCAGGGGCGCAAACGCGGTTTTCTGGGGGATGAGGCTTACGTTTATGATGCCCAGCACTGTCTGGTCGTCGCCGTGCCGCTGCCGTTTATCAGCCAGACCGAAGCCACCCTGGAAGAACCGATGCTGGCGGTCGCTTTCCGGCTCAATTTTCAGCTGCTGGCTGAACTGATGCTCACCTTATCGCTCTCTGCTCCGCGCAGCAGCGAACCGGTCAGTATGTTCTCTTCACCGCTGGATCCTGCGCTGGGGGAAAGCGTGGTGCGCTTGCTACAGGCACTTCAGTCAAGGCAGGAAACGCAGGTGCTGAGTGGCGGGCTGCTGCGGGAGATTTACTATCGGGTGCTGGTCGGCGAGCAGGGCGCAACGCTGCGTGCTGCGCTGGCGCAGAAGGGCTCTTTTGCGCAGATTGCCCGTGCAATGAATATCCAGCAAAACCGTTTTCAGGAGCATTTTGAGGTGGCCGATTTGGCCAGCGAAGTAGGGATGAGCGTCGCCACCTTCCATGCGCATTTCAAAAAGGTGACGCAGAGTTCGCCTATCCAGTATTTAAAATCGACCCGCCTGCATCATGCCAGATTATTAATGGTGCGCGGCGGCATCTCCGCCGCGACCGCTTCAGCGGAAGTGGGTTACGAAAGTCCTTCGCAGTTCAGCCGCGAATTTAAACGGTTTTTTGGCCGCAGCCCGGTGCAGGAGGCGATCTATATGCAGAATATTTTGCGGCTTGAACCCGCTGTCAGCACGGCAGGATAG
- a CDS encoding TetR/AcrR family transcriptional regulator: protein MSEVISHKERTRQRILDEAAAIMRVVGTEGIGVAALMKRVGLTHGGFYAHFASRDDLVSNVIDRMFIETRQRLNGLSTLQEGAAQLSFLIDRYLAAETRKTPEHNCPMPSLAGEARRLPQEARDRFTLGIEEMHGMIARSLKAMDHAEPDSLASSVQAELIGAMALARAIQDDELAEKKLADSRTQLKQRLGIEDDHQG, encoded by the coding sequence GTGTCCGAAGTTATCAGCCATAAAGAACGTACCCGCCAGCGTATTCTGGATGAAGCCGCCGCGATTATGCGGGTGGTAGGGACAGAAGGTATTGGCGTGGCGGCGCTGATGAAGCGGGTAGGGCTGACCCACGGCGGTTTTTATGCTCATTTCGCTTCCCGTGACGATCTGGTCTCCAATGTTATCGATCGTATGTTTATTGAAACCAGGCAGAGGCTTAATGGCTTATCCACTTTGCAGGAAGGTGCGGCTCAGCTCTCTTTCCTGATCGACAGGTATCTTGCAGCAGAAACCCGAAAAACGCCGGAGCACAATTGCCCCATGCCTTCGCTGGCGGGTGAAGCCAGGCGTTTGCCGCAGGAAGCCCGGGATCGCTTTACGCTGGGAATTGAAGAGATGCATGGGATGATTGCCCGTTCACTAAAGGCGATGGATCATGCCGAGCCAGATTCGCTGGCTTCCTCCGTGCAGGCAGAACTGATTGGGGCCATGGCGCTGGCCCGCGCCATTCAGGATGATGAGCTTGCTGAAAAAAAACTGGCAGACTCCCGCACTCAGCTAAAACAGCGGCTGGGCATTGAAGACGATCATCAAGGCTGA
- a CDS encoding SDR family NAD(P)-dependent oxidoreductase, producing MSISSGKKGTAMVTGASAGIGAVYAHRLAERGYDLLLVARDKAKLDVLAARLSSEYGVHSEVLAADLINQQDLLQVEQRLAGDNAITMLVNNAGMSVAGEFLDNEIESVQQMIMLNVLAPTRLAHAAANAFKIRRQGTLINVASVLSLVHEMANGAYNGTKSFVLTLTRSLEASLQPHGVRVQAVLPGLTRTEIFERSGSSVDELPPHMVMEVDTMVDAALAGLDLGESVTIPSLEKIENWHTYDTARAALLPDLSLSQSASRYRQG from the coding sequence ATGTCCATTTCATCAGGCAAAAAAGGTACGGCAATGGTTACTGGCGCATCCGCAGGCATTGGGGCCGTTTACGCCCACCGACTGGCAGAGCGCGGTTATGACCTGCTGCTGGTAGCACGGGATAAAGCCAAACTCGACGTTTTGGCGGCGCGTCTTTCGTCTGAGTATGGCGTACACAGTGAAGTCCTCGCGGCTGATCTGATCAATCAACAGGATCTGCTTCAGGTCGAACAGCGCCTTGCCGGTGATAATGCCATCACCATGCTGGTGAATAACGCGGGAATGAGCGTAGCGGGCGAGTTTCTGGATAATGAGATCGAGAGCGTGCAACAGATGATTATGCTGAACGTGCTGGCCCCTACCCGCCTTGCACATGCGGCAGCTAACGCTTTCAAAATCCGCAGGCAGGGAACCCTAATCAATGTCGCTTCCGTGCTTTCGCTGGTGCATGAGATGGCTAACGGCGCTTATAACGGCACTAAATCTTTTGTTCTGACCCTCACCCGTTCGCTGGAGGCCTCGCTGCAACCGCACGGCGTCCGCGTGCAAGCCGTTTTGCCAGGACTGACCCGCACTGAGATCTTTGAACGCTCCGGCAGCTCTGTTGATGAACTCCCACCACATATGGTGATGGAGGTCGACACAATGGTGGATGCTGCGTTAGCGGGTCTGGATCTGGGGGAAAGCGTCACCATTCCTTCACTGGAGAAAATTGAGAACTGGCACACTTATGACACAGCCCGCGCCGCGCTACTGCCGGATCTGTCGTTAAGCCAGTCTGCGTCTCGCTATCGTCAGGGCTGA